Below is a window of Dietzia timorensis DNA.
GACGACCACGTCGCAGGCAAACGCCTGATGACCGTTCTCGGTAACTCCGCATTCGTGCGCGAGCTTCTGCAACGCGCACCCAACGTGATCCTCGACCTCGCCGACGGCGCCGAAGGGCCGAAGCTTCTGGCTTCGGACGCGCACACCCTCGCACGCGCGCTCACCGCCTCCGCGGCGCGCCATTCCACCCCCGAGAAGGTCATCGCGACCGCGCGCTCGCTACGGCGCGCAGAGCTCGCACGAATCGGTTGCGCCGATATCCTCGGGATGCTCGACGTCGAGGACGTCGGCGAGCGACTCACCACGTTATGGAATTCCGTCATCGAGGCCGCGCTCTCCGCCGTCATCACCAACTCCCTGCCCGAAGACGGGAAGGCGCCTGCCGCGGTCGCTGTGATCTCGATGGGACGACTCGGCGGGCACGAACAGAGCTACGGCTCGGACGCGGACGTGCTGTTCGTATGCCGCGCGGCGGAAGGGATCGAGGACGAGGTCGCCATCAAGTGGGCGACGTCGGTGTGCGAAAACATGCGCAAGTTGTTGGGCACCCCGTCCTCTGACCCGCCGCTCGATGTCGACGCCGACCTGCGCCCCGAGGGGCGCAGCGGACCGCTCGTGCGCACACTCGGCTCGTATCGCGCGTACTACGAAAAGTGGGCCGAGGTCTGGGAGCTGCAGTCGCTGCTGCGAGCCTCGGTGTGCGCCGGGGACACGGACCTGGCAATCGACTATCTCCACATGATCGACGAGTTCCGCTACCCCGCGGACGGGGTGCCGGAGAAATCGGTGCTCGCCATCCGGCGTATGAAGGCGCGCGTCGACACCGAGAGACTGCCGCGAGGCGCGAACCGGTCGACCCACACGAAACTCGGCCGCGGCGGCCTCGCGGACGTCGAATGGACGGTCCAACTACTCACCATGCAATCTGCGTCGCGGGTGGAGGGGCTGCACACGACCTCGACGCTCGAAGCGCTCGCCGCGGCGGCATCAGCCGAGCTCGTCTCGGAGTCCGATGCCGAGGACCTGCGCGCCTCGTGGACGATGGCGGCGCGCGTGCGCAACGCGCTCGTGCTCGTGCGCGGTAAACCGACCGACGAGCTGCCCACGAGCGGGAAGGTCGTCGCGGGCGTCGCCCAGATCTGTTCGGGCAAGGAAGCCGCGCTCGACACCCCGGAATTCATCAACGAATACATGCGCATCACCCGCATCGGGCACAAAGCGGTCGACAAGGTCTTCTGGGGCGAATAGCTCCGCGGTCTGTCCGGGCGCGAGGATTTCGGGGAGAACCCCGATGACGCGGCGGGTCCGTCAGAATAGGCTGGAACCATGCCGCTCGAGATGAAACTCACGCTCAAACTCGCCGACGTCACCTACGGCGAGCTCTACGACTTCGTCGCCGCAGCGAAAGCCGCCGGAGTGCCGGCAGAGGAGAAGGTCCTCTGCGTCGGCTCCGATGCAGAGGGCGACCGTTTCGAGGTCGACCTCGCCGACCGCAAGCCCGGATCCGTTGCTCGCGCCGCAGGCGCCGCAGACGCTGCACCCTCCAGGGCAGGAGCGCATTCGATCGGCGGGGACGGGGCCGGCTCCGAACCACCCCGCGCGGTCGCGGACTTTCTCCGCCGCTCGCTGCGCAGCGAGGCCGATGTCGACAAGGTGATCGGCATGCTCTCGGACATGCGGAAGTTTCTGCGCTAGGCGAATATCGGCGTTACCCAGCGCCGCTACGGTTGTTTGCCGTTCTCTCGCCTATCATTTGGCTATGCGTTCGACAACGAAGATGACCTTCCGTGTGCGGCGCGGCGTCGCCGCGCTCGGTCTCGCCGGCACCGCGGCACTGACCTTTGCGGGCTGTTCTCAACTGCAGGTGGCCGACGACTTCGAAAACCCCGCGTCCTCGTCGACGACGGAGCAGACGACGACTTCGGCGACCTCGAGTCAACCGACCTCCGCGCCGGCACCTGCTCCGGCGCCGGCGCCGAGCGAAGGGGAGGCGCCGCCACCGGAGGGAGAGGTGCCGCCTCCGCCCGAGGGCGAGGCTCCGCCGCCACCCGGGCCGGAGGTCGGCGACCAACAGCGCGACAACTTCATCGGGTTGACGCAGCAGTTCGACGCGGCCATGCCCGAGGGCGTGGATCCGGTGCAGGTAATCACCGAGGCGTGCGGTCAGCTCGACCAGAATGCTCCGGTGGGCGACGTGATCAATGGGGTTGCCGAGCGCGGCCAATACGATCCGGAGAAAGCCGCGTTCTTCCTGGCCAGCGGTGTTCCGGTGTACTGCGATGGCAATGTCGCGAAGCTGACGGGCTAGGTCGAAGCAGTCCGAAAGGGGAACCGGGCGAGCACGTCGTAGGCCGGTGCCCCGCCCGGCCCTTCGCCGAGTCGGGATTCGAAGAGCTCGATCGCGTCGACATCGAACTCCGGGCCTGCGTACACGCTCAGCGCGTGAACGAAGTTGTCCAGCCTCGGCGTGCTGTTGGCGACCACCGGCGACGGGCGTCTCCCGCGGCTACGCTGCGGGCGGCGGCTGCCCGATAGCGTTGCGACCGAAAGGTGCGCGCGGTTGCGGCGTGGCAGGTCGGCGTCGAGAAGACATTCCGACATGAGCCCGCGCAGGCGGTCGGTTTCCCCGCCCACCCCGATCCACAGGCGCGTCGAATGGAATGATCCGGCGCCAGCGAGGTGTATGGACATCGGCGACGTGGACTCGGCCACCGAGCGGAGGTAGTCGCTGATTTCCCCGGTCGAACTCGCCGGTTGCTCTCCGTAGAACGACAGTGTGATGTGCCAGTTCGCGCGCGGCGTCCATCGCAACTGTTCCCCGGCGCGGGCCCGAACATCCTCGAGTGCGAAGTCGAGGTGGTCCCGGACGGGCTGCGGGGGAGTGATGCCGGCGAAGAGACGGATCGATCCCATACCTACTGAGCGTAGACCTGCCCGAAGGTCGTCTGGGCGATTATTTCGCCGCCGGCTCCGTAGACATAAAGCTGGGAGCCGTCGATGACGATGCTCGTGTCTCCCGAGGCGAGCGTTTCGTACTGCGCGTTCGTCGTGCCCACGCCGTACTGGGAAGCGATGTCGTGCTCGGCCTCGCCGCCGCGGAAGAACCCCTTGTAGTACAGGCCGCCACCGGGAGTGGCCACGCAGATCAGCGCATAATCGGCGCCGTTGCTGCCCGCGTACACCCAGTCGTCGGATGCGTTGCACTGGACGCCGCCGTCCCAGCCGCGCGGATTGAGGCCGGCGGGCATCGAGGCCGATGCGGTCGACGTGGTTGCCGGAGCGGACTGCGAGGAACTCGGCGACGCGGAGCTCTCCGCCGGCTGCGTGGCGGTTGACGACGCGGTGTCCGATTGCTGCGCGTGCCCGTCCTCGGAACTCGGCACCGTGGTGGTGGCCACGGTGAAATCGTCGACCGCGTTCGGTGTGGGCTCCTCGGAGCCGCGACCGAGAAGCCATACCGCGGCGATGACCCCGACGGCCACGACGAGCGCCACGACGAGCGCGGCGATGATCCACGGGGTAGCAGAACCCCGGCGCTGCGGTTCCGGTGCGGCGTTATCCCAACCGTTGCTGTAGTAGCCGCCCCCGTGGTGTGGATCAGTCATACCTGCAAGTATCGCATGTCCGCGCCGCCGTCTCGCCCGTTCTGCGAGCTAGTTCACGTCGCCGCTCACGCCGGTCAGCTCGTTGAGCGCGTGCGGGAGCTCGACCGTCTTCGTGACCTCGCCGGACGTGAGGTCGACGACGTGCAGAGACTTCTTCTCCGGCTCGCTGACATAGACCGAATCGCCCAGCGTGAACACCGTCGGGCGCGCGTTCTGCCACTCGGTCGGTTCGCTCCATTCGTCGACCACCTCGATGGCGTCCGTCTCCTCGCCGCTGTCCGGGTCGATGACGTGGAGCGCGCCGTCGGTGCCGAGGACGAGCACCTCGCCGCCGGGGCCGCGCTCGAGGGACCGGAAGCTGTAGGACGTACCGAGATCGACCAGCCGCATGGTGTCGGCCTCGGTATCGGTGAGCGAGATCCGCTCGGGCCTCTCGAGCTCGGCGTCTGGGTCGACCTTGTAGTCCCCAAGCACGATGGCCGAGTCCTCGCTGCCCTTCTGGTTGCCGATCCGGCCGTACTCGTCGGGAGAATCGATCTTCGTGAAGTGCTCACCGTCCCAGACGACGATCCCGTCTTCGCAGCCCAACGCTATCCGGCCGTCGACGGCGGGCGCCTCGCCGTGCACGCCGGGGCATTCCTCGGTCGACGCGACCTCGGTGCCGTCGGCGTCGACGACCTTCGCCCCGCTACGCGTATCTGCATCGCCGGTCGTCATGAGCTTCTTGCCGCCTGGCAGCGCCACGGCAACGCCGTGATGCGGCTCGTCCGCCTCGGCGATCTCGGCCTCCGGGTGGTCGCCGTCGCGCAGATCCTCTGTGGACACGGTCTGGATCCGACCATCGCCGTCAGAAAACAGGACGGTTTTTCTCTCGTGCGCGACGACGTGCCCGGGCTCTTCCCCGGCGTACACGGTGTCGGTGAGCCCCGGCGGCTGGACGTACGAGTGCGAGTGATCGCCGTGCGGTTCGGACCACGTACCCGCATCGAAGACCTGGAACCCCTTCGGAGTGGACACGAAGACGTTGCGCCCATCTCCGGCCGGGTTCACGCGCAGGAAGCCCGGCATTTCGGTGGTGTCGAGCACCTCAAGCGTGTCGGCATCGAGAGTCATCAGCCCGCCGTCATAGGTGGCCACGAGCCGGGCCTGCGGACCGGCGGCCTCCTGGGGAGCGTCGCTATCGCCGTCCGTGTCGTTGTCTCCCATGACGTCGGACGTCGCCGCCGCCCCTGCGGTCGCATCCGCGCCGTCCTCAGGGTGTGCGCCGGACTCGTTCGAGCAGGCGGCCGCAAGCACGGCGGCCGTCATCGAGACGCCTACAAGCGTCCCGAACCTGCGGCGTTGAGCGGTGAGTTGGCTGGTCACAGTGCGTAAATCCCTTCGTCCCGCGGGTGAATACGGTCACCTCGCTTCCCAACTGATAATGAAAACGATTATCAGTAAGGGTGAAGGCTAGCACCTCACCGGTCCCGTTGCGGTTGCCGGGGCCGGGGAGTGAGAACTTTCGGAAGAGGGGCGGCCCTTAGCGGCGACCGCGGACGAGTCCGTACAGTGTGCCGCCTGCGAGGGCGAGCAATGCCAAGAGGGCGATGATCAGACCTCCCCAGCTCGTGTGATGGAACACCAGGCCGGACAGGTATCCGAGCGCCGAGGAGCCGAGGTAGTAGCAGAACAGGTACGTCGAGGAGGCTTCGGCCCGATTGGATTGTGCGAGCGCCCCGACCCAGCCGGACGCCGTCGAGTGTGCGGCGAAGAAGCCACCGGTCATGACTGCCATGCCCAGCAATACGAGCGGCAGAACAGTCGACAGCGTGAGCAGGAGCCCTACCCCGGCTGCCGCGATTCCGATGCCGACAACCGCGGTGCGACCGATCCGCGAGGCGAACGTTCCGGCGCGGGCGGATGTCCATGTGCCAACGAGGTAGATGAGGAACACTAGCCCGATCGTGGCTTCGGAGAATCCGAAGTCCGAACGCAGCCGAAATCCTAGATAGTTGTAGAGGGACACGAACACTCCCATGAGAAGGAACGCGAGAATGTAAAGCCCGGCGATCTGCCGGTCTCGCCAATGTCCGGCGAGTGCGGTGAGTTCGCTGCGAATGGTGATGGTCTTGGGCTCGAAGTTGCGCTGGCTCGGTAGTAGCGCTGCGAAGACTACGGCGAATACGAGAGCGAGAAGTGCCGTGGCGAGCAGGGCCCAGCGCCAACTCCCGAGCTCGAGCACCCCGGCTGGAA
It encodes the following:
- a CDS encoding DUF732 domain-containing protein, whose translation is MRSTTKMTFRVRRGVAALGLAGTAALTFAGCSQLQVADDFENPASSSTTEQTTTSATSSQPTSAPAPAPAPAPSEGEAPPPEGEVPPPPEGEAPPPPGPEVGDQQRDNFIGLTQQFDAAMPEGVDPVQVITEACGQLDQNAPVGDVINGVAERGQYDPEKAAFFLASGVPVYCDGNVAKLTG
- the thpR gene encoding RNA 2',3'-cyclic phosphodiesterase, with translation MGSIRLFAGITPPQPVRDHLDFALEDVRARAGEQLRWTPRANWHITLSFYGEQPASSTGEISDYLRSVAESTSPMSIHLAGAGSFHSTRLWIGVGGETDRLRGLMSECLLDADLPRRNRAHLSVATLSGSRRPQRSRGRRPSPVVANSTPRLDNFVHALSVYAGPEFDVDAIELFESRLGEGPGGAPAYDVLARFPFRTAST
- the aztD gene encoding zinc metallochaperone AztD, with the translated sequence MTAAVLAAACSNESGAHPEDGADATAGAAATSDVMGDNDTDGDSDAPQEAAGPQARLVATYDGGLMTLDADTLEVLDTTEMPGFLRVNPAGDGRNVFVSTPKGFQVFDAGTWSEPHGDHSHSYVQPPGLTDTVYAGEEPGHVVAHERKTVLFSDGDGRIQTVSTEDLRDGDHPEAEIAEADEPHHGVAVALPGGKKLMTTGDADTRSGAKVVDADGTEVASTEECPGVHGEAPAVDGRIALGCEDGIVVWDGEHFTKIDSPDEYGRIGNQKGSEDSAIVLGDYKVDPDAELERPERISLTDTEADTMRLVDLGTSYSFRSLERGPGGEVLVLGTDGALHVIDPDSGEETDAIEVVDEWSEPTEWQNARPTVFTLGDSVYVSEPEKKSLHVVDLTSGEVTKTVELPHALNELTGVSGDVN
- a CDS encoding MFS transporter, with product MPTNSETTVTSASPDVGLRPGGPEYSKAIIALIAAGLASFNAMYATQALLPALTEQLHVSPASASLTVSAVTGMLAVAIIPASILSERFGRGRVMIISAIVATIIGVALSASPTIEILVAGRALQGIFVAGVPAVAMAWLAEEMSAESLPAAMGKYVAGTTIGGLLGRLVPAGVLELGSWRWALLATALLALVFAVVFAALLPSQRNFEPKTITIRSELTALAGHWRDRQIAGLYILAFLLMGVFVSLYNYLGFRLRSDFGFSEATIGLVFLIYLVGTWTSARAGTFASRIGRTAVVGIGIAAAGVGLLLTLSTVLPLVLLGMAVMTGGFFAAHSTASGWVGALAQSNRAEASSTYLFCYYLGSSALGYLSGLVFHHTSWGGLIIALLALLALAGGTLYGLVRGRR